A single window of Oreochromis aureus strain Israel breed Guangdong linkage group 7, ZZ_aureus, whole genome shotgun sequence DNA harbors:
- the LOC120440892 gene encoding septin-5-like — protein MTVGEKSLHKKNKTILLVGETGAGKSTLINALFNYIIGATWEDEVWFQILEEERNENQTESQTPDVIVYEIFGFEDKILPYSLTIIDTPGFGDTRGTERDEIVIRRLFQLFGSEDGVHEVHAIGLVMKASDNRLSDRLRYIFDAMMSLFGKNVEKNIVSLITHSDGVTPRNVLHALETAKIKCAKNDRNQPAHFLFNNRQNEERTEEEELGLKFAWQVTEKGMRQFKAFIERTQPQNTRETAEVMKERMRLTACIQNLKERIELAELKQTEIRQIREALQKHEEEMKRNENFTVEIDEVYKDKQPIDGGMWWLFFYQGAVCCTVCEENCHYPGCTMAWKPEHCEVMSWGRCTVCTNKCPASHHVKEKWRYVTKTQRVQKTEKEMKVKYEKNKSESMNKLSLLQNLEWGMKQLTAEKSLFLDESYKHVVRLEQIALKADSASTIVHLDFLIEKMKERGDKVKAQKLEEIKSREGEGTRSLLHYMFVKIPEAVKHFKK, from the coding sequence ATGACCGTTGGAGAAAAAAGTCtgcacaagaaaaataaaaccatcTTACTTGTTGGTGAAACAGGAGCAGGAAAATCGACTCTGATCAACGCTCTGTTTAACTACATCATAGGAGCAACGTGGGAGGATGAAGTCTGGTTTCAGATATTAGAGGAGGAGAGGAATGAAAATCAGACAGAAAGTCAGACACCAGATGTGATCGTGtacgagatctttggttttgaagATAAAATTCTGCCCTACTCTCTGACCATCATCGATACTCCTGGATTTGGAGACACAAGAGGGACTGAACGAGATGAGATCGTCATTCGAAGATTATTTCAGTTGTTTGGATCAGAGGATGGAGTTCATGAAGTTCATGCAATTGGTCTGGTGATGAAGGCGAGTGATAATCGACTGAGTGACCGGCTGAGGTACATCTTTGATGCAATGATGTCACTGTTTGGAAAAAACGTTGAGAAAAACATTGTATCTCTCATCACACACTCAGATGGTGTGACACCTAGAAATGTTCTTCACGCTCTTGAAACTGCAAAAATTAAATGTGCCAAAAATGACAGAAACCAGCctgctcacttcctgtttaataACAGACAGAATGAAGAGAGAACAGAGGAAGAAGAGCTTGGTTTGAAGTTTGCATGGCAAGTAACAGAGAAGGGAATGAGGCAATTCAAAGCCTTCATAGAAAGAACTCAACCTCAAAACACAAGGGAAACAGCTGAAGTCATGAAGGAACGAATGAGACTGACAGCCTGCATCCAAAACCTGAAAGAGAGAATCGAACTGGCTGAACTGAAACAGACAGAAATCAGACAGATTCGAGAAGCTCTGCAGAAACATGAAGAAGAGATGAAGAGGAATGAGAATTTCACTGTAGAAATTGATGAGGTCTACAAAGATAAACAACCCATTGATGGAGGGATGTGgtggttgtttttttatcaaGGAGCTGTCTGCTGTACAGTCTGTGAGGAGAACTGTCACTATCCTGGATGCACAATGGCCTGGAAACCTGAACACTGTGAGGTTATGAGTTGGGGCCGCTGCACTGTTTGTACCAACAAGTGTCCTGCATCACATCATGTGAAGGAAAAGTGGAGATATGTGACCAAGACACAGAGAGTTcagaaaactgagaaagaaatgaaagtgaAGTATGAGAAGAATAAATCAGAAAGTATGAACAAGCTGAGTCTGCTGCAAAATCTTGAATGGGGAATGAAACAGCTGACAGCAGAGAAGTCACTGTTCCTGGATGAGTCCTACAAACATGTTGTCAGACTGGAGCAGATCGCTCTGAAAGCTGATTCAGCTTCTACTATTGTCCACTTGGACTTCCTGATagagaagatgaaggagagaGGAGACAAAGTGAAGGCCCAGAAACTGGAGGAGATAAAAAGCAGAGAGGGTGAAGGAACCAGATCACTACTGCACTACATGTTTGTTAAAATACCAGAAGCTGTTAAACATTTTAAGAAATGA